In Catenulispora sp. MAP5-51, the sequence GGAGCAGGCATCGGCATCACTGTTCGGCGAAGTCCGTGCTGAGCGTCAGCTCCCGCCACTTCTCCACCTCGGCGCCGAACGCCGCCAGCGCACCGGTCACGGCGCGGTGGGCGTCCGAGCCGAGCAGCAACCGCGTCGGCGGCTCGTCGAGCTCGATCAAGCGCAGCAGCGCGTCGGCGGCCTTGTCCGGATCGCCGGGCTGGCGGCCGGTGAACCCGGCGCGCGCCGCGCTGATCGGCTCGACGAGGCCGTCGTAGTCCTCGATGCTCCGCGTCGCGCGCCGCATGGAACGGCCCGACCAGTCGGTGCGGAAGGCGCCGGGTTCGACGGCGGTGACCCGGATCCCGAACCCCGCCACCTCGGCGGCCAGGGCGCGCGTGATCCCCTCCAGCGCGAACTTGCTGCCGTTGTAGACCCCGAGCGTGGGGCCCGCGATGAGGCCGCCGACCGAGGTGACGGTGATGACGTGTCCCGCGCGCCGGGCGCGCATGCCGGGCAGGACGGCCTGGATGACCGCGACCGCGCCGAAGACGTTGACGTCGAACTGCCGGCGCCACTCCTGGATCGTCGACTCCTCGACAGTGCCCTCGTGGCCGTAGCCGGCGGCGGCTATCAGCACGTCGATCGGGCCCACGGTCTGCTCGACGCCGGCGACGACCCCGCGGGCGTCGTCGAACCGGGCGGCGTCCAGGATCCGCGCGTGGGCACGGCCGGGCGCCAGCGCCTCGAACCCCTCGGCCGCCTCGGAAGTGCGGACCGTCCCGACGACCGTGTGCCCGCAGGCCAGCGCGCGGCGCGCGGCCGCCCGGCCCAGGCCCCTGCTCGCGCCGGTGATCAGTATCAGCAGAGTGCGGTCCCGCATGGCGTGTCACTCCCCAACTTACTTACACGTGAGTCAGCTAAATACCTGACGCCAATGTAAGGTAGTCGCCATGGCAGGGCAACCCGACGGCCGGCGCACCGACACCCGCGTCCGCATCCACGAGGTGGCGCTCGCGGTCTTCACCGAGCACGGATACGAGCGCGCCACGATGCGGGAGATCGCCGACCGGCTCGGCGTGACCCGGCCCGCGCTCTACTACCACTACCGCAGCAAGGAGGACATCCTGGCGAGCGTGCACGACGAGCTCGCCGCCTCCGTCGACGACCTGCTGGCGTGGGCCGGCGGGCAACCGGCGACCCGCGCCACCCGGCGCGAACTGTTGCTCCGGCTGCACGCCCTCATGTCAGGGCCCTGGCGCGCATTCAGCCGCTTCGCGCAGGCCAACGAAGCCGCCATGCGCGACCTGTCCGCGACGGCGAGCTTCGCGCACCGCATGGATCAGGTCGGCGCACTGCTCGGCCCGGCCGACTCGGTCGAGGGCCGGCTCAAGGGGCGTCTGGCGCTCACCGCGCTGTTCATGGCGACCGCCCGGGGCTCTCAGCTCCGCGGAACGGACGCCGAGCGCATGGCTGCCGCGCTGGATGTCGCCACGTCGCTCGTGAAATAGGCCAAAAGGCGACGCCCCGCCGCGAGCCCGGGGGGAAGGCTCGCGACGGGACGCCGCCGGTTTGGGGGAGCAGGACCTGCTCCGGGGTCGGGGCTAGTTCGTCCCGAGCGCCGTCCGCAGCACCGCGACCGCCTGGTTGATCGCGCCCTCGGCGGCGTGCGTCTCGCGCAGCGCGTTGAGCATGACGAAGTCGTGGATGACGCCCTGGTAGCGCACCGCCGTCACCGGGACCCCGGCCTGCCGCAGCTTGTTCGCGTACGCCTCGCCCTCGTCGCGCAGCACGTCGGCCTCGCCGGTGACGACCAGCGCCGGCGGCAGGTCCGCCAGCTGCTCCACGCTCGCGCGCAGCGGCGAGGCGGTGATCTCGGCGCGCTGGGCCGGGTCGGTCGTGTACTGGTCCCAGAACCACTGCATCGCGT encodes:
- a CDS encoding oxidoreductase, translated to MRDRTLLILITGASRGLGRAAARRALACGHTVVGTVRTSEAAEGFEALAPGRAHARILDAARFDDARGVVAGVEQTVGPIDVLIAAAGYGHEGTVEESTIQEWRRQFDVNVFGAVAVIQAVLPGMRARRAGHVITVTSVGGLIAGPTLGVYNGSKFALEGITRALAAEVAGFGIRVTAVEPGAFRTDWSGRSMRRATRSIEDYDGLVEPISAARAGFTGRQPGDPDKAADALLRLIELDEPPTRLLLGSDAHRAVTGALAAFGAEVEKWRELTLSTDFAEQ
- a CDS encoding TetR/AcrR family transcriptional regulator, yielding MAGQPDGRRTDTRVRIHEVALAVFTEHGYERATMREIADRLGVTRPALYYHYRSKEDILASVHDELAASVDDLLAWAGGQPATRATRRELLLRLHALMSGPWRAFSRFAQANEAAMRDLSATASFAHRMDQVGALLGPADSVEGRLKGRLALTALFMATARGSQLRGTDAERMAAALDVATSLVK